In the Vanessa cardui chromosome 10, ilVanCard2.1, whole genome shotgun sequence genome, one interval contains:
- the LOC124533099 gene encoding cytosolic 10-formyltetrahydrofolate dehydrogenase yields MPPVAVPDESPKKHLRVAIIGQSTFAAEVFKLLQRDGHEVVGVFTVLDKGNREDPLATIAAQNGKPVFKYKTWRVKGKVIPEVLEDYKSVNADINVLPFCTQFIPMEVILHPKYQSICYHPSILPRHRGASSINWTLIEGDTTCGLSIFWADDGLDTGPILLQKSFPCTIDDTVDTLYNKYLYPEGIKALAESVNMVANGTAPRINQTEEGATYDPALFKPETHQIDWTKGGVELHNFIRGLDSSPGATTLIKSQNKDADETKDANIEVKFFGSSLWEGEYEAEGEKLFIPGLLKPAVVHDAGLLITANDGVRLNIQRLKVNGKMINAQNFFKNNESKVKLELTADEKQFIENVRDIWKAILRIDIDDETDFFSSGAGSMDVVRLIEEVKDLANLELQNETIYMNTTFEEFYTVVILKTRGESASKEVVFDGVEVEANKMKIKFPTQLFINGQFVNSDSGKMLTIVNPTDESVICKVQSASASDVDKAVKSALKAYEEGEWSKISARERGQLLFKLADLMEQHKEELATLESLDSGAVYTLALKTHVGMSIDTWRYFAGWCDKIQGTTIPINHARPNRNLTLTKKEPIGVCGLITPWNYPLMMLSWKMAACLAAGNTVVMKPAAVCPLTALKFAELSVRAGIPPGVINILPGSGTVAGQALADHPLIRKLGFTGSTEIGQTIMKSCAASNMKKVSLELGGKSPLVIFEDCELDKAVRNGMASVFFNKGENCIAAGRLFVEERIHDEFVKRVVEETKKINIGDPLHRGTAHGPQNHKAHMDKLIEFCERGVKEGAKLVYGGKRLDRPGFFFQPTIFTDVTDDMFIAKEESFGPIMIISKFSSKNLDDVIRRANNTEYGLASGVFTRDVSRALRFAERIEAGTVFVNTYNKTDVAAPFGGFKQSGFGKDLGQEALNEYLKTKCITIEY; encoded by the exons ATGCCACCCGTCGCTGTACCCGATGAG AGCCCAAAGAAACACCTTCGCGTGGCTATTATAGGGCAGAGTACATTTGCAGCAGAAGTGTTCAAATTATTACAAAGAGACGGGCATGAAGTAGTCGGTGTTTTCACCGTCCTAGACAAAGGAAACCGGGAAGATCCATTAG CAACCATTGCGGCACAAAACGGCAAACCAGTGTTCAAGTATAAAACATGGAGAGTCAAAGGAAAAGTCATACCAGAAGTCCTAGAAGATTACAAATCG GTAAATGCAGATATCAACGTGCTGCCATTCTGCACACAATTCATACCCATGGAAGTCATTTTGCATCCAAAATATCAGAGTATTTGTTACCATCCCAGCATCTTACCACGGCATAGGGGCGCGTCTTCTATAAACTG GACTTTAATAGAAGGCGACACAACCTGCGGTCTGTCAATATTTTGGGCAGACGATGGATTAGACACGGGTCCGATATTACTACAGAAGAGTTTTCCTTGCACCATAGACGACACTGTGGACActttgtacaataaatatttgtatccaGAAG GCATAAAAGCACTGGCAGAATCAGTGAACATGGTTGCCAATGGTACCGCACCAAGAATAAACCAAACAGAGGAAGGCGCTACTTAcgacccagctttattcaaaccCGAAACTCATCAG ATTGATTGGACAAAAGGAGGTGTTGAACTACACAACTTTATTCGTGGTCTGGATTCATCACCTGGCGCGACCACTTtaataaaatcacaaaataaagATGCTGATGAGACAAAAGACGCAAATATAGAAGTAAAATTCTTTGGTTCATCCCTTTGGGAAGGTGAATACGAAGCAGAGGGTGAAAAACTATTTATACCCGGACTATTGAAACCAGCAGTGGTACATGATGCCGGATTACTGATTACTGCTAATGACGGCGTCAGG CTGAACATACAAAGATTAAAGGTGAATGGAAAAATGATCAACGCAcaaaatttcttcaaaaataaCGAAAGCAAAGTAAAGCTCGAACTAACAGCAGATGAAAAACAATTTATCGAAAACGTTCGTGATATTTGGAAGGCAATATTGAGAATAGATATAGACGATGAAACAGATTTCTTCTCTTCTGGAGCTGGCTCTATGGATGTAGTGAGATTGATCGAGGAAGTAAAAGATTTAGCTAATTtagaattacaaaatgaaaccATATACATGAATACAACTTTCGAAGAATTTTACACAGTGGTTATACTTAAAACCAGAGGTGAATCGGCTAGTAAAGAAGTGGTGTTTGATGGAGTAGAAGTAGAAgcgaataaaatgaaaataaagtttcCAACTCAGCTGTTTATTAATGGTCAGTTCGTTAATTCAGACAGTGGGAAAATGTTAACTATAGTTAATCCCACAGATGAATCTGTGATCTGTAAGGTACAAAGCGCGTCAGCTTCTGATGTAGATAAAGCAGTGAAGTCTGCACTAAAGGCATACGAAGAAGGCGAATGGTCAAAGATAAGTGCAAGGGAAAGAGGACAGCTGTTGTTCaa GTTAGCAGATTTAATGGAACAACATAAAGAGGAGCTAGCAACTCTTGAATCTTTAGACTCAGGGGCTGTTTATACACTGGCTCTAAAAACACACGTTGGTATGTCTATCGACACTTGGAGATACTTTGCTGGCTGGTGTGACAAGATCCAAGGCACTACCATACCTATTAACCACGCCAGACCTAACAGAAATTTAACGCTTACAAAAAAAGAGCCAATAGGTGTTTGTGGATTGATTACGCCATGGAATTATCCACTAATGATGCTGTCTTGGAAGATGGCTGCTTGTTTAGCAGCTGGAAATACGGTCGTCATGAAACCTGCAgcg GTATGTCCACTAACTGCGTTAAAGTTCGCGGAGCTATCTGTCCGTGCTGGTATTCCTCCTGGTGTAATAAACATACTGCCAGGAAGCGGAACTGTAGCTGGACAAGCGTTAGCAGACCACCCGCTAATCAGGAAATTAGGTTTTACAGGCAGTACAGAAATAG gtcaaacaATTATGAAGTCATGCGCTGCATCAAATATGAAAAAGGTCTCACTTGAACTTGGTGGAAAATCGCCACTGGTTATATTTGAAGATTGTGAGCTCGATAAGGCTGTCAGAAAC GGTATGGCTTCAGTATTCTTCAACAAGGGCGAAAATTGTATAGCAGCTGGTCGTCTATTTGTTGAGGAAAGAATACACGATGAGTTCGTCAAAAGGGTTGTAGAAGAAACAAAGAAGATTAACATTGGAGATCCACTGCACAGAGGAACTGCACATGGTCCACAAAACCACAAGGCTCATATGGATAAACTTATTGAG TTTTGCGAACGCGGTGTTAAGGAAGGTGCCAAATTGGTATATGGTGGCAAACGCCTAGATAGACCTGGATTCTTCTTCCAGCCTACCATCTTCACGGATGTCACAGACGACATGTTCATAGCTAAGGAAGAATCATTTGGACCCATTATGATTATCAGCAAGTTTAGTAGCAA AAACCTCGACGACGTAATCCGGCGTGCTAACAATACTGAATACGGTCTGGCCAGCGGCGTATTCACTCGCGACGTTTCTCGAGCATTGCGTTTCGCTGAGCGTATTGAAGCTGGCACCGTCTTCGTTAACACATACAATAAAACTGACGTTGCAGCACCCTTCGGTGGCTTCAAACAATCCGGTTTCGGAAAGGACTTAG